The Mycobacterium avium subsp. avium genomic sequence ACTGCCGCTGAGGTTTTGACACACCACGGCCAGCGACTTGGCCGTGCGCACCACCGCGGCCGGCGGGTTGCCCGGGTCGCAGCGCGCCGTCTCGCCGATGAACCCCAGCCCGTCGGCGCCGGTCACCGGCCGCGACAGCGTCGGAGTCAGCGGTGGCGGCGGGGTCGTCGGGGGCGGGGGCGCCAACGCGCGCGTGGTCGGGGCCGGCGGCGGGGCCGAATTGTTGTGATGAGTCCCCACAACGGTTTTCACCGACAGCACCACCCCGGCGATCAACATCAGCACCGCCACCGCGGTCACCACCACGGGCAGCCGGCCCGCCGGCCCGCGCGGCGGTCGCTCGCCAACAGGGGGCGGCCCCAAGGTGTCGTCCGGGTCGTCGAACTGCGCCGGCGGCGCCGGCAACGGACGGGGCCCGCCGAGCCCGGCCGCCGCCGACACCGGCTCGTAGGCCGCGAACACCGCCTCGCTGGCCGCCCGGGCCAGTTCCCCGGCGGACGCGAATCGCGCGCTTCGCTGCTTGGCCATCCCCCGGGTGATGATGTCGTCGAACGCCCGGCCGACACCGCGGCGCATGATGCTGGGCCGTGGTGCCGGCGACAGCAGGTGCGCGCTCCTCAGCTCCCCCGGGTCGGCACCCTCGAATGGTGGCTGACCCGTGAGGCATTCGTAGAGCACACACGCCAGCGAGTAGATGTCGGTCTGCGGCCCGAGGCTTCCGGTGGTGAACCGTTCGGGCGCCATGTAGGTGCGCGAAAGCTTCTCGTCGCCGGCGGCCTGGGCCAGCCCGAAGTCGGCGAGATAGGTGAAGTGGTCGTGGGTCAGCAGGATGTTCTCCGGTTTGACGTCCAGGTGCATCAACCCGGCAGCGTGCGCGGCGTCCAGTGCGCGCGCCACCTGCCCGGTGATCGACGCCGCCCGCGACGGCTCCAGCCCGCCCTGCTCGCGCAGCAACTCCTTGAGGCTGCCCCCGTCGTCGACCAGCTGCATGTCGATGAACGGCACGCCGTCGATCTCGCCGAAGTCATGCAGCGGCAGCACGTGCGGCTCCTGCAGCCGCGTCACCGCCCGACACTCGCGCCAAAGACGTTGCCGGAAACCAGCATCCAACTCGCCCCGCAACAGCTTGAGCGCGACCAACCGGTCCTTGACCGTGTCGTAGGCGCGGTAGACCTCACCCACCGTCCCGGTGCCGATCAGCGATCGCAGCTCGTACGGCCCGAACCGGGCGCCGAGCCGCGACCCGCGGGACGAGGAGCTCACCAGAACTGTCCTTTCTCACCACTCTCACGACGGTTCAGCCCGCGAGTTCCCGAATCGGGCGTCGAGCTAACGTGGCCAACCTCACGCGTGTCGCTACCGCGGCGCCCCCGCGCGAGCCACGCCATCCCACCCTAGCCGCAACGACATTCGACATGGGCGGGCCAAGGCCGCCCAGTCCGGTGCCGTTGGGCCCATTAGCGAGGCCCGACCACCATCGGCATCAAATAGTTGCGCACGTAACTGCGGGTGTCGTCGACGGTGGCGAGGTTGATGCTGGTGTGCGGCGTGACGATGAACGACAGCGTCAGCCGGGTGTGCAGTTCCGCGACCGTGCGCAGGTGCCGCTCCTGGGACGGGGTGGTCTCCGTGCCGTAGAGCTCCCTGCGCAGCAGCCCGACGGTGTACTCGATGGCGTAGTCAAGGATGACGCCCGCGTCAACGGTCAGGCTGGGCAGGATCGTCTCGGGCTCGGTGCGCTGCAACTTCTTCAACAGCGCGTGTTCGCGCATGAAGGTCACCGAGAACACCGTGCTGTTGACCATGCGGTCCTCGAACGTCGCGCCCTGCGCCCAGGCCTGCGCGTCCCCCTCGAGGTAGCGGCGCGCCTCGGCCAGCACCACGGCGTCGACGAGCGCCGCCTTGGTCGGGAACCGCCGGTACAGGGTGGCGCGCCCGACGCCGCTGCGCCGGGCCACGTCCTCCATGGTGGTGCGGCGCATCCCGACGAGTTCGGCCTGTTCGAGGGTGGCGGCCAGAATTCGGGCGGTGATCTCGTCGGGGTTGTCGACCTGGGCGAGGACGACGGGGTCGGGTTCGGTGAGTCGTCGCACGAACTCCGCCGTTCGCGTCGCGGTCACGCATCCCTCCTTGCCCGCCGGCCGCGGCCGTCGTATCGTGACGAACAAGCCATCTGAGACATTTAGAGTTCCACTGTATCGCACGTCTCGTGACTGGCTCACGGTTTCGGAGGGATCGCCCATGCGTGTCCGGCTCGGCGCCCGGTGGATGGCCATGCACGGCCTGCCGCGGGCCTACTTCGCGGTCCAGGCCCGGCGCGGTGACCCGCTGGCGCGGCTGCTGCGCAGCGGAACGACGGGCGAGGACCGCTACGCGTTGATGGAACAGATCCGCGCCCGCGGGCCGCTGATGCGTGCACCCTTCGTGTGGGCCAGCGTCGACCACGCGGTATGCCGACAAGTGCTGCGCGACAAGCGCTTTGGCGTCACCTCACCCACCGAGATGGAGCTGCCGCGTCCGGTGCGGGCGCTGATCGCCAAGACCGACCCGGGCGTCGCCAACCCGGTGGAGCCGCCCGCCATGGTGATCGTGGATCCACCCGACCACACCCGCTACCGGCAACTGGTCGCGCAGAGCTTCACCCCGCGCGCCATCGAGGCACTGAACACCCGGGTCGCGCAGGTGACCATGGAGCTGATCGAGCGCATCGCGGCCACCCCGCAGCCCGATCTGATCGCGGACTTCGCGACCCGATTGCCGGTCGCCATCATCGCCGAAATCCTTGGCATGCCGCCCGATTCCTATCCGCGCATGCTGGCGTGGGGCCGCAGCGGCTCTCCGCTGCTGGACCTCGGCATCGACTGGAAGACCTACCGCGACGCCATCGACGGGCTGCGCGGCGTCGACGAGTACCTGCTCGCGCACTTCCACCAGCTGCGCGCCGACCCGCACAGCGACAATCCGTTCGGCCGGATGGCCGCCGACGGGTCGCTGACCGACCGCGAACTCACCGCCAACGCCGCGCTCATCGTCGGCGCCGGTTTCGAGACCACGGTGAACCTGATCGGCAACGGGATCGTGCTGCTGCTGCAACACCCCGAGCAGCTGGCGCTGCTGCACGACAATCCCGACCTGTGGCCCTCGGCCGTCGAGGAGATCCTGCGCATCGCCAGCCCGGTCCAGATGACCGCGCGCACCCCCTCCTGCGACGTCGACATCGCCGGCGCCCACATCGGCGCCGGCGAGATGGTCGGGCTGTTCCTCGGCGGCGCCAACCGCGACCCCAAAGTGTTTAGCGACCCAACCACTTTCGACGTCACCCGACCCAATGCGCGCGAGCACCTGGCGTTCGCCTCCGGCATCCACGCCTGCCTGGGCGCCGCCCTGGCCCGCATCGAGGGCGCCACCGCACTGCGCGCGCTCTTCGAGAACTTCCCCGATCTGCGGCTCACCGCTGCCCCGCAACGGCGGTCGCTGATCAACTTGCACGGATACACCCGGCTGCCGGCCCAACTCGGCGGCCGCAGAACGACTTCCACCACGATTCCGGTCTGACGTCCGGCCTGACCAAGGTTGCCAATCAGGCCGGAATTGCCAACCTCACGGCAGCGACCGGCCCCGCAATTCCCCTGGCCCGCAAAGTGATCGCCGTCACCCATCGTGAAGCGGCGCACACAACGTCCGGTTGTGCCCTCACAACATGCGACCTCTACTGACGCCGCCGCAAGTAGTGCACTATGGGAATCGCGACCCGTGGGTCCAACGACGAACTTGCGGGTGCCTAAAGCCCCAACATCATCGCGATGCCGCGGCCGACAGCCCATCCCGGCCCCGTAGCAGGCCGATCTGAGCCGCCGTCAGGAACGCCACCCCGGTGCGTCGCACACCGGGGAATGTTCGCGAAGGAGAACACCACATGACCACCGCACGTCCCGTCAAGACCCGCAACGAGGGTCAGTGGGCGCTGGGAGATCGCGAACCGCTCAACGACACCGAGAAGATCAAGCTGGCCGACGGACCACTGAACGTGCGCGAGCGCATCATCAACGTCTACGCCAAGCAGGGTTTCGACAGCATCGACAAGTCCGACCTGCGCGGCCGCTTTCGGTGGATGGGCCTGTACACCCAACGCGAGCAGGGCTACGACGGCAGCTGGACCGGTGACGACAACACCGACAAGATCGAAGCCAAGTACTTCATGATGCGGGTCCGCTCCGACGGCAAGGCGATGTCGGCGCACACCATGCGCACGCTCGGCCAGATCTCCACCGAATTCGCCCGCGACACCGCCGATATCAGCGACCGGGAAAACCTGCAGCTGCACTGGATTCGCATCGAGGACGTGCCCGAGATCTGGCGGCGGCTCGAGTCCGTCGGGCTGCAGACCACCGAGGCCTGCGGCGACTGCCCGCGCGGCATCCACGGCTCGCCGCTGGCCGGCGACTCGCTCGACGAGGTGCTCGATCCGTCGCCCGCGATCGAGGAGATCGTCCGTCGCTCCCTGAACAACCCCGAATACGCCAACCTGCCGCGCAAGTACAAAACCGCGGTCTCGGGCCTGCAGGACGTCTCGCACGAGACCCACGACGTCGCGTTCGTCGGCGTCGAGCACCCCGAGCACGGACCCGGCCTGGACCTGTGGGTGGGCGGCGGCCTGTCCACCAACCCGATGCTGGCCCAGCGGCTCGGCGTGTGGGTTCCGCTGGACGAGGTGCCCGACGTGTGGGAAGCCGTCACCCAGCTGTTCCGCGACTACGGCTACCGGCGGCTGCGCGCCAAGGCCCGGCTGAAGTTCCTGGTCAAGGACTGGGGCATAGAAAAGTTCCGTGAAATTCTCGAACAGGAGTACCTCAACCGGCGGTTGATCGATGGACCGGCGCCCGCGCCGGTCAAGCACACCATCGACCACGTCGGGGTGCAGAAGATCAAGAACGGGCTCAACGCCGTCGGCGTCGCCCCGATCGCCGGGCGCGTCTCGGGCACCACGCTGTCCGCGGTGGCCGACCTGATGGAACAGGTCGGCTCCGATCGGGCGCGCTGGACGCCGTTTCAGAAGCTGGTCATCCTCGACGTGCCCGACGACAAGGTCGACGAACTCGTCGCCGGCCTGGACGCGCTGGGCCTGCCGTCGCGGCCGTCGTCGTGGCGCAAGAACACCATGGCCTGCACCGGGATCGAGTTCTGCAAGCTGTCGTTCGCCGAAACCCGGGTGCGCACCCAGACTTTGGTGCCCGAGCTGGAGCGGCGCCTGGCCGACGTCGACGCCCAGCTCGACGCGCCGATCAGCGTCCACCTCAACGGATGCCCGAACTCGTGCGCCCGAATCCAGGTGGCCGACATCGGCTTCAAGGGCCAGTGGATCGACAACGGCGACGGCACATCGGTCGAGGGCTTCCAGGTTCACCTGGGCGGCGGCCTGGGCGAGCAGAGCGGCTTCGGCCGAAAACTGCGGCAGCACAAGGTCACCAGCGAAGAACTGGGCGACTACATCGACCGGGTGACGCGCAAGTACCTCGAGGGCCGCAACGACGGTGAGACGTTCGCGTCCTGGGCGCTGCGCGCCGACGAGGAAGAGCTGCGCTGAGGTCCGAGGTCAAAATGAGCGACGTGGCAACCGACTTCACCGAGGAACAGCTGCGCGAGCTGGCCGAGCGCGGCGCCTCGGAGCTGGAGGGCGCCAGCGCGATCGACATCCTGCGCTGGACCGACGAGCACTTCGGGCCCGTCGACGGGCCGCGCGGCTGGGCCACCTGCAAATACGTGGTGGCCTGCAACATGCAGGACGCGGTGATGGTGTCGCTGGCCTGCGACGTGCGCCCCGGTGTGCCGGTGTTGTTCCTGGACACCGGCTATCACTTCCCCGAGACCATCGGCACCCGCGACGCCGTCGAGGCCGTCTACGACATCCACCTGCTCAACGTCACACCCGAGCACACCGTGGCCGAGCAGGACGAGCTGCTGGGCAAGGACCTGTTCGCCCGGGACCCCAACGAATGCTGCCGGCTGCGCAAGGTGGAGCCGCTGCGCAGGGCGCTGCGCGGCTACGCGGCGTGGGTGAGTGGGCTGCGCCGGGTGGAGGCGCCCACCCGCGCCGACGCCCCGCTGATCAGCTTCGACGAGTCGTTCAAGGTGTTGAAGGTCAACCCGATCGCCGCCTGGACCGACGAGCAGGTCGACGAATACATCGAGCGCAACCGGGTTTTGGTCAACCCGCTGGTGCAGGAGGGCTACCCGTCGATCGGCTGCGCCCCGTGCACCGCCAAGCCGGCACCGGGCGAGGATCCGCGCAGCGGGCGTTGGCGGGGACGAAACAAGGTCGAATGCGGGTTACACGCCTCATGAGCACGCTGGTACTCACGGCACACGGCAGCCGCGATCCGCGGTCGGCCGCCAATGCCGAGGCCGTCGCCGATCGGCTTCGGCGGATGCGGCCCGGCCTCGACGTGCGGCTGGCCTTCCTCGAGCTCAACGCCCCGAACTTCGTCGACGTGCTGGCCGGGTTGCCGGACAGCCGGCGCGCCGTGGTCGCCCCGCTGCTGCTGGCCAGCGCCTACCACGCGCGGCTCGACATCCCCGAACAGATCGCCCGCGCCGGTGCGCACGGCATCCGGCAGGCCGACGTGTTGGGCGAGGACGACCGGTTGGTGGCGGTGCTGCGCGGGCGTCTGGCCGAGATCGGGGTTTCCCCGCTCGACGACGATCTCGGGGTGATGGTGGTGGCGATCGGTTCGTCGAACATCGCCGCCAACGCACGCACCGCCAAGGTTGCGTCCCGGTTGGCCGCCGGAACCCGATGGGCTTGCGCCACAACGGCCTTCGCGACCCGGCCCGAGGCGTCGGTGGCCCGCGCCGCCGACCAGTTGCGCCGTCGCGGCGCGCGCCGGCTGGTGATCGCACCGTGGTTTCTGGCGCCGGGATTCATCACCGACGGGGTGTCAACCTTCGCCCGGGACAACGGGATTCGCATGGCCGCCCCGCTGGGGGCGCACCGGCTGGTGGCCGAGACGGTGCTGGATCGTTACGACGAGGCGCTGTCGGCCGACGCTGCGGCCTGAGTCACTTCGATGCCGCCGTGCGGGCGATGATGTGGCTGAGCAGGTCGCGGATCGCCCCGGCGGGCGGGGTGCGCCCGCCGATCCAGATGGCCCGAAATTTGCGTCGCAGGTCCAACTTCGGGATCTCGACGGCATGCAGCCGGCCGACCGCCAGGTCGTCGGCCACCGCCAGCCGGCTCATGGCGGCCGGCCCCGCGCCGGCCAGCACGGCGGCGCGCATGGCCGCCGCGGACGTCAGTTCCAGCACCGGCGCGGCCTGCTGCATGTCCTCCCCGAGCACCTTGCGCAACGCTACCGTCAACGAATCGCGGATTCCCGAATGGGGTTCGCGGGCGACCAGGGGGGTCTGGGCAAGTTCGCGTGCGGTCACCACGCGGGAGCGGCGCGCCCACTTGTGGGTGGGCGGCACCACGATCACCAGCTCGTCCTCCCCCACTACACAGCTGCCCAAACCCTTTGGCGTGCCGGGGTTTTCGACGAATCCAAGATCGGCGCTGCCGTCGCGGACCGAGGCGATGGCGTGTTCGCTGTTGGTCGCGGTCAGGATCACCTGCGGCGCGGCCTCGCCGCGCCGGGTCGCCTCGGCCTGCAGCGACAGCAGCCAATGCGGCATCAGCTGTTCGGAGATCGTCTGACTGGCCGCCACCCGGATCCGCTCCCGGCCCTCCTTGCGCAGCGAGCCCAGGCCGGCGTCGATCTCGTGGGCGACCTCGAGCAGCCGGGCCGCCCAGTCGGCGACGATGAGGCCGGCCGGCGTCAATTGTGAACCGCGCGTGGTGCGCACCGCCAAGGTGACACCGATCTGGGCCTCCATGGTGGCCAGCCGCCGGGAGATCGCCTGCTGGGTCAGCCCGAGTTCGCGGGCGGCCCGGCCGAGGCTGCCCGTCTCGGCGATCGCCAAAAACGCCTCGAACGAGGCGAGTTCGGGCATCCTCGGGCTGAGCGGCATGGTCGCGGGCTCACAATCAAATCGTGTGACACAACTATAGCTTGTGACACCACAACGCTGGCACCTCTACTGCCGCCCGGCGTGGGCCGCCAGCATGGAAGACACGCGGCCGGCGCCCCGCGCGGCCGCCGCCGCGCTACATTAGCCAGCCTGAACCGAGTTGCTGCGGCCCCGCACCCGGCTGACCCCGCTCGCCAGAAGGAAGGACAACACTCGTGGCCTACGTGATCGCCGAGCCCTGCGTCGACATCAAAGACAAGGCATGCATCGAGGAGTGCCCGGTCGACTGCATCTACGAGGGCGCCCGGATGCTCTACATCCATCCCGACGAGTGCGTCGACTGCGGTGCCTGCGAGCCGGTGTGCCCGGTGGAGTCCATCTACTACGAGGACGACCTGCCGCCCGAGCACAGCCAATACCTGCAGATCAACGCCGATTTCTTCACCGAACTCGGCTCACCCGGCGGGGCCGCGAAGGTGGGGCTGACCGAAAACGACCCGGCCCCGGTGAAGAACCTGGAAAGCCGCGTCGACGCGTCGTAGCCCTTCGCTACGCGTCGTAGCTTTTCGCTAGTCGAATCCGGACAGCCCGAACGTCTCGCTCGGGCGTCGGCCAGACAGTTTCTGCACCACCCATTGGTTCATCGAGACCCTTTGTTCGGCGGCTTCCATGGCCAGCCGGCTGTGCAGTTCCGGGGACGTCCGGACGACGATGGTGCCGCTGTAGTACCGGTCGGCCATCGGCGTCGGCAGCGTTTCGCCGGAGGACTCAGCGCTGGCGATGTACCAGTCGACGGCCTCCTCGATCGCGCCCATCGCCTCCTGCGCCGTCGCACCCTGGCGGCGCACGTAGGGCAATTCGAGGCAGGTGCCGACGTATTCGCCGAGGTATGGCGACCAGGCGACTCGGTAGGTGTAGTGATTCACGCCGGGTTGATAGCACGGGCGCTGGCGGATTCGCGAGTCACTCATCCCCACCCGGAGAGCTCCGGACGTAGGCGGCCGGGTGGTCCCCGGGTCCCGACCTCGGCGGCCCGGCCGCCCCTCCCGACACCATGACGATTCGCCCAAATCCGCTAGCACCGGCGCTAGCGAATCCGGGCGTCACACCCCTACGTAAAGTGAGCCAATGCGCAAAGCTCGAATCGTCCACCTCATCCGGCAGATTGGGTCGCTGACGGCCAGCGCGGTGACCGCGGCGTCCACCCTCAACGCCTACCGGCCGCTGGCGCGCAAGGGGTACCCGTCGCTGTACGCCTGGATGTTCGGGCTCGTCGTCACCGAATTGCCGCTGCAGACGATGCTCAGCCAGCTCGGCGGGCTGGCCCTGACGGCACGTCGCCTGACCCGGCCGGTCCGCATCATCGCGTGGCTGGTCGCGGGCCTGTCGGCGCTCGGCCTGCTCAACCTGAGCCGGGCGGGCCACCGGGCCAATGTGCCGCTGACCGATGCGCTGGACAGCGAACTGGGCGCCGACCGGCTCACCGAGTCGGCGGACTTGTGGCGCCGGCCGACCGGCGCCGGCACCGCCAAAACACCGGGCCTGCTGCGGATGCTGCGCATCTACCGCGACTACGCCCACGACTCCAACATCAGCTACGGCGAATTCGGCAGCGCCAACCACCTGGACATCTGGCGCCGCCCCGACCTCGACCTCACCGGCAGGGCGCCGGTGCTCTTCCAGATCCCCGGCGGCGCCTGGACGACGGGAAACAAACGCGGACAAGCACATCCGTTGATGAGCCATCTCGCGGAACTGGGCTGGATCTGCGTGGCGATCAACTATCGGCACAGCCCGCGCAACACCTGGCCCGACCACATCGTCGACGTCAAGCGCGCCCTGGCCTGGGTCAAACAACACATCGCCGGCTACGGCGGCGATCCCGACTTCATCGCGATCACCGGCGGGTCGGCCGGCGGCCACCTCTCGTCGCTGGCCGCGCTCACCCCCAACGACCCGAAGTACCAGCCCGGCTTCGAAGACGCCGATACCCGGGTGCAGGCGGCGGTGCCGTTCTACGGCATCTACGACTTCACCCGCTTCGACGACAGCCTGCACCCGATGATGCCCGGACTGCTGATCAAGTCGATCATCAAACAACGGCCGTCGACGCACCTGGAGACGTTCGCCGCCGCCTCACCGATCACCCACGTAAACCCGGACGCACCACCGTTTTTCGTGCTGCACGGCCGCAACGACTCGTTGGCATACGTCGAGCAGGCCCGCGCGTTCGTCGAACGGCTGCGGCAAGTCAGCACCCAACCGGTGGTCTACGCCGAATTGCCGTTCACCCAACACGCTTTCGACATCTTCGGCTCGGTGCGCGCCGCGCACACCGCGGTGGCCGTCGAGCAGTTCCTCGCCGAGGTCTACTCGGCCCGCGATCGGCTGCCCGATCAGCTCATCGCACGGTCACGCTGAGGGTGTAGGTGCACGCCGGTTTGGCGTTCTTGTCCACGAAGCTGCTGTAGGACGTGGTGATGGTGGTGCTCCCCGGTTTCAGCGCCGCAAACGTCCACACCTCGGTGCCCGGCGCCCCTAGCGCGTCCGAAGTCGGTGGGACGAACTCGTGACTGGTCTGCTTGACGATCGCCGAATCGCCGATCTTCGCGTCGGGCGTCCACCGGTAGGGGGTGGTGTAGTTCGAACCCAGCTGCACGACCAGGGTGTTGCCGACGGCCAAGGTGATGTTCTGGCTGATGTCGCTCTGCGTCAGCACGTCGTTCATGGGGACCTGGAGGGTCTTGGTCGACGGCGGGTTG encodes the following:
- the fdxA gene encoding ferredoxin, producing the protein MAYVIAEPCVDIKDKACIEECPVDCIYEGARMLYIHPDECVDCGACEPVCPVESIYYEDDLPPEHSQYLQINADFFTELGSPGGAAKVGLTENDPAPVKNLESRVDAS
- a CDS encoding TetR/AcrR family transcriptional regulator, which translates into the protein MTATRTAEFVRRLTEPDPVVLAQVDNPDEITARILAATLEQAELVGMRRTTMEDVARRSGVGRATLYRRFPTKAALVDAVVLAEARRYLEGDAQAWAQGATFEDRMVNSTVFSVTFMREHALLKKLQRTEPETILPSLTVDAGVILDYAIEYTVGLLRRELYGTETTPSQERHLRTVAELHTRLTLSFIVTPHTSINLATVDDTRSYVRNYLMPMVVGPR
- a CDS encoding LysR family transcriptional regulator, which encodes MPLSPRMPELASFEAFLAIAETGSLGRAARELGLTQQAISRRLATMEAQIGVTLAVRTTRGSQLTPAGLIVADWAARLLEVAHEIDAGLGSLRKEGRERIRVAASQTISEQLMPHWLLSLQAEATRRGEAAPQVILTATNSEHAIASVRDGSADLGFVENPGTPKGLGSCVVGEDELVIVVPPTHKWARRSRVVTARELAQTPLVAREPHSGIRDSLTVALRKVLGEDMQQAAPVLELTSAAAMRAAVLAGAGPAAMSRLAVADDLAVGRLHAVEIPKLDLRRKFRAIWIGGRTPPAGAIRDLLSHIIARTAASK
- a CDS encoding protease inhibitor I42 family protein, producing MKVRLLATVAALILSTVLGCHFESRNPPSTKTLQVPMNDVLTQSDISQNITLAVGNTLVVQLGSNYTTPYRWTPDAKIGDSAIVKQTSHEFVPPTSDALGAPGTEVWTFAALKPGSTTITTSYSSFVDKNAKPACTYTLSVTVR
- a CDS encoding serine/threonine-protein kinase; amino-acid sequence: MSSSSRGSRLGARFGPYELRSLIGTGTVGEVYRAYDTVKDRLVALKLLRGELDAGFRQRLWRECRAVTRLQEPHVLPLHDFGEIDGVPFIDMQLVDDGGSLKELLREQGGLEPSRAASITGQVARALDAAHAAGLMHLDVKPENILLTHDHFTYLADFGLAQAAGDEKLSRTYMAPERFTTGSLGPQTDIYSLACVLYECLTGQPPFEGADPGELRSAHLLSPAPRPSIMRRGVGRAFDDIITRGMAKQRSARFASAGELARAASEAVFAAYEPVSAAAGLGGPRPLPAPPAQFDDPDDTLGPPPVGERPPRGPAGRLPVVVTAVAVLMLIAGVVLSVKTVVGTHHNNSAPPPAPTTRALAPPPPTTPPPPLTPTLSRPVTGADGLGFIGETARCDPGNPPAAVVRTAKSLAVVCQNLSGSYYYRGERIRDGAHIELSNAERVEDGFDVTNPVDGVVYEVRPNRLRIISFGHVDSSEPVLQYATAS
- a CDS encoding phosphoadenylyl-sulfate reductase, producing MSDVATDFTEEQLRELAERGASELEGASAIDILRWTDEHFGPVDGPRGWATCKYVVACNMQDAVMVSLACDVRPGVPVLFLDTGYHFPETIGTRDAVEAVYDIHLLNVTPEHTVAEQDELLGKDLFARDPNECCRLRKVEPLRRALRGYAAWVSGLRRVEAPTRADAPLISFDESFKVLKVNPIAAWTDEQVDEYIERNRVLVNPLVQEGYPSIGCAPCTAKPAPGEDPRSGRWRGRNKVECGLHAS
- a CDS encoding cytochrome P450, which translates into the protein MRVRLGARWMAMHGLPRAYFAVQARRGDPLARLLRSGTTGEDRYALMEQIRARGPLMRAPFVWASVDHAVCRQVLRDKRFGVTSPTEMELPRPVRALIAKTDPGVANPVEPPAMVIVDPPDHTRYRQLVAQSFTPRAIEALNTRVAQVTMELIERIAATPQPDLIADFATRLPVAIIAEILGMPPDSYPRMLAWGRSGSPLLDLGIDWKTYRDAIDGLRGVDEYLLAHFHQLRADPHSDNPFGRMAADGSLTDRELTANAALIVGAGFETTVNLIGNGIVLLLQHPEQLALLHDNPDLWPSAVEEILRIASPVQMTARTPSCDVDIAGAHIGAGEMVGLFLGGANRDPKVFSDPTTFDVTRPNAREHLAFASGIHACLGAALARIEGATALRALFENFPDLRLTAAPQRRSLINLHGYTRLPAQLGGRRTTSTTIPV
- a CDS encoding type II toxin-antitoxin system HicB family antitoxin; this encodes MNHYTYRVAWSPYLGEYVGTCLELPYVRRQGATAQEAMGAIEEAVDWYIASAESSGETLPTPMADRYYSGTIVVRTSPELHSRLAMEAAEQRVSMNQWVVQKLSGRRPSETFGLSGFD
- a CDS encoding nitrite/sulfite reductase, which codes for MTTARPVKTRNEGQWALGDREPLNDTEKIKLADGPLNVRERIINVYAKQGFDSIDKSDLRGRFRWMGLYTQREQGYDGSWTGDDNTDKIEAKYFMMRVRSDGKAMSAHTMRTLGQISTEFARDTADISDRENLQLHWIRIEDVPEIWRRLESVGLQTTEACGDCPRGIHGSPLAGDSLDEVLDPSPAIEEIVRRSLNNPEYANLPRKYKTAVSGLQDVSHETHDVAFVGVEHPEHGPGLDLWVGGGLSTNPMLAQRLGVWVPLDEVPDVWEAVTQLFRDYGYRRLRAKARLKFLVKDWGIEKFREILEQEYLNRRLIDGPAPAPVKHTIDHVGVQKIKNGLNAVGVAPIAGRVSGTTLSAVADLMEQVGSDRARWTPFQKLVILDVPDDKVDELVAGLDALGLPSRPSSWRKNTMACTGIEFCKLSFAETRVRTQTLVPELERRLADVDAQLDAPISVHLNGCPNSCARIQVADIGFKGQWIDNGDGTSVEGFQVHLGGGLGEQSGFGRKLRQHKVTSEELGDYIDRVTRKYLEGRNDGETFASWALRADEEELR
- a CDS encoding alpha/beta hydrolase, producing MRKARIVHLIRQIGSLTASAVTAASTLNAYRPLARKGYPSLYAWMFGLVVTELPLQTMLSQLGGLALTARRLTRPVRIIAWLVAGLSALGLLNLSRAGHRANVPLTDALDSELGADRLTESADLWRRPTGAGTAKTPGLLRMLRIYRDYAHDSNISYGEFGSANHLDIWRRPDLDLTGRAPVLFQIPGGAWTTGNKRGQAHPLMSHLAELGWICVAINYRHSPRNTWPDHIVDVKRALAWVKQHIAGYGGDPDFIAITGGSAGGHLSSLAALTPNDPKYQPGFEDADTRVQAAVPFYGIYDFTRFDDSLHPMMPGLLIKSIIKQRPSTHLETFAAASPITHVNPDAPPFFVLHGRNDSLAYVEQARAFVERLRQVSTQPVVYAELPFTQHAFDIFGSVRAAHTAVAVEQFLAEVYSARDRLPDQLIARSR
- a CDS encoding sirohydrochlorin chelatase, which gives rise to MSTLVLTAHGSRDPRSAANAEAVADRLRRMRPGLDVRLAFLELNAPNFVDVLAGLPDSRRAVVAPLLLASAYHARLDIPEQIARAGAHGIRQADVLGEDDRLVAVLRGRLAEIGVSPLDDDLGVMVVAIGSSNIAANARTAKVASRLAAGTRWACATTAFATRPEASVARAADQLRRRGARRLVIAPWFLAPGFITDGVSTFARDNGIRMAAPLGAHRLVAETVLDRYDEALSADAAA